A single Streptomyces mirabilis DNA region contains:
- a CDS encoding helix-turn-helix domain-containing protein: MADDYLVRIGKLIRDARQHRGWTQSQLAEALGTSQSAVNRIERGNQNISLEMIARIGEALDSEIVSLGYAGPMHLRVVGGRRLSGSIDVKTSKNACVALLCATLLNKGRTVLRRVARIEEVYRLLEVLGSIGVRTRWINDGVDLEIVPPSELDMEAIDAEAARRTRSIIMFLGPLLHRMDTFRLPYAGGCDLGTRTIEPHMIALRRFGLDIAATEGLYHAQVDRAVSPGRPIVLTERGDTVTENALLAAARHDGVTVIRNASSNYMVQDLCFFLEALGVRVEGIGTTTLTVHGVPNIDVDVDYSPSEDPVEAMSLLAAAVVTESELTVRRVPIEFLEIELAVLEEMGLDHDRTPEYFADNGRTRLVDLTVRPSKLEAPIDKIHPMPFPGLNIDNVPFFAAIAASAQGKTLIHDWVYDNRAIYLTDLNRLGGRLQLLDPHRVLVEGPTRWRAAEMMCPPALRPAVVVLLAMMAADGTSVLRNVYVINRGYEDLAERLNSIGAQIETFRDI, encoded by the coding sequence ATGGCAGACGACTACCTCGTACGCATCGGCAAGCTCATCCGTGACGCCCGGCAACACCGGGGCTGGACACAGTCGCAGCTCGCCGAGGCGCTCGGCACAAGTCAGAGCGCCGTCAATCGCATCGAGCGCGGCAACCAAAACATCAGCCTTGAGATGATCGCTCGAATCGGTGAAGCCCTGGACAGCGAAATCGTGTCCCTGGGCTACGCGGGTCCGATGCATCTGCGCGTGGTCGGCGGACGTCGTCTGTCCGGCTCGATCGATGTCAAGACCAGTAAGAACGCGTGCGTCGCGCTGCTGTGCGCGACACTCCTGAACAAGGGGCGCACGGTGCTGCGCCGGGTGGCCCGGATCGAAGAGGTCTACCGCCTTCTGGAGGTACTCGGTTCGATCGGCGTCCGCACCCGCTGGATCAACGACGGGGTCGACCTCGAGATCGTGCCCCCGAGCGAGCTGGACATGGAGGCGATCGACGCCGAGGCCGCCCGCCGGACGCGGTCCATCATCATGTTCCTCGGCCCGCTGCTGCACCGTATGGACACCTTCAGGCTGCCGTACGCGGGCGGTTGTGACCTCGGCACCAGGACCATCGAGCCGCACATGATCGCGCTGCGGCGGTTCGGGCTCGACATCGCCGCCACCGAGGGGCTCTACCACGCCCAGGTCGACCGGGCCGTCTCCCCCGGCCGGCCCATCGTGCTGACCGAGCGCGGGGACACCGTCACCGAGAACGCGCTGCTCGCCGCCGCCCGCCACGACGGCGTGACCGTCATCCGCAACGCCTCCTCCAACTACATGGTCCAGGACCTGTGCTTCTTCCTGGAGGCGCTCGGCGTACGGGTGGAGGGCATCGGCACGACCACACTCACCGTCCACGGCGTGCCGAACATCGACGTGGACGTGGACTACTCGCCCTCCGAGGACCCGGTCGAGGCGATGAGCCTGCTCGCCGCCGCGGTGGTCACCGAGTCGGAGCTGACGGTGCGCCGGGTACCGATCGAGTTCCTGGAGATCGAGCTCGCGGTACTGGAGGAGATGGGCCTCGACCACGACCGCACACCGGAGTACTTCGCCGACAACGGCCGTACCCGGCTGGTGGACCTGACCGTACGGCCCTCCAAGCTGGAGGCGCCGATCGACAAGATCCACCCGATGCCGTTCCCGGGCCTGAACATCGACAACGTGCCGTTCTTCGCGGCCATCGCGGCCTCCGCACAGGGCAAGACCCTCATCCACGACTGGGTCTACGACAACCGGGCCATCTACCTGACCGACCTGAACCGGCTCGGCGGCCGGCTGCAACTCCTCGACCCGCACCGCGTGCTGGTCGAGGGCCCGACCCGCTGGCGCGCCGCCGAGATGATGTGCCCGCCCGCGCTGCGGCCCGCCGTGGTCGTACTGCTGGCGATGATGGCGGCCGACGGCACGTCCGTGCTGCGCAATGTGTACGTCATCAACCGCGGCTACGAGGACCTGGCCGAGCGGCTCAACTCGATCGGGGCGCAGATCGAGACGTTCCGTGACATCTAA
- a CDS encoding DUF6299 family protein yields MPLRQVIGAATGAAFLLLATPSAVAVSVGALSAPSETVTVNSTGHLAADGTVTLSGTYRCLSGTGPVLVSSSVSQGDSRIRYGIGGTAAVCDGAEHRWTNSEKRTSGTLAPGAAHVEATLVELSPALGGLPLPLFHASQQQDITLMEG; encoded by the coding sequence ATGCCCTTGCGCCAGGTCATCGGCGCGGCCACCGGCGCCGCGTTCCTGCTGCTGGCCACCCCGTCCGCCGTCGCCGTGTCCGTCGGCGCCCTGTCGGCGCCGTCCGAGACGGTGACCGTCAACTCGACCGGTCATCTCGCGGCCGACGGAACCGTCACTCTCTCCGGCACCTACCGCTGTCTGAGCGGTACGGGGCCGGTGCTCGTCTCCTCGTCGGTCTCGCAGGGCGACTCCCGGATCCGTTACGGCATCGGCGGCACCGCGGCGGTCTGCGACGGCGCGGAGCACCGCTGGACCAACTCGGAGAAGCGCACATCCGGCACCCTCGCGCCGGGCGCCGCCCATGTGGAGGCCACCCTGGTGGAACTGAGCCCGGCCCTGGGCGGTCTGCCGCTGCCGCTGTTCCATGCGTCGCAGCAGCAGGACATCACCCTCATGGAGGGCTGA
- a CDS encoding DUF5999 family protein, which produces MCSHQTLCPSADSNAPHIVSAHPEQGWSLLCNGAIVFDDSGELLPDGSVVAPHRVFAERLAVAA; this is translated from the coding sequence ATGTGTTCCCACCAAACTCTGTGCCCGTCCGCGGACTCCAACGCTCCGCACATCGTGTCGGCCCACCCCGAGCAGGGCTGGAGCCTGCTGTGCAACGGCGCGATCGTCTTCGACGACAGCGGTGAACTGCTCCCCGACGGCAGCGTGGTCGCTCCGCACCGGGTGTTCGCCGAGCGGCTGGCCGTCGCCGCCTGA
- a CDS encoding RidA family protein has protein sequence MSTERVNPSELSPPTGFSHAVVATGTRVVFLAGQTALDTDGKVVGETLPEQFEKALTNLLTALRAAGGTPADLARVTVYATDVADYRVRAPELGRVWRRLAGRDYPAMAVVGAARLWDERALVELDGFAVLP, from the coding sequence GTGAGCACCGAGCGCGTCAACCCGTCCGAGCTCTCCCCGCCCACCGGCTTCTCGCACGCCGTCGTCGCCACCGGTACCCGCGTGGTCTTCCTGGCGGGCCAGACCGCGCTGGACACGGACGGGAAGGTGGTCGGCGAGACCCTCCCGGAGCAGTTCGAGAAGGCGCTGACCAATCTGCTGACCGCGCTGCGGGCCGCGGGGGGAACCCCGGCCGACCTCGCGCGGGTCACAGTCTACGCCACCGATGTCGCGGACTACCGTGTGCGAGCCCCCGAACTCGGCCGCGTCTGGCGGCGGTTGGCGGGGCGCGACTATCCCGCGATGGCCGTGGTCGGGGCCGCCCGTCTCTGGGACGAACGGGCCCTGGTCGAACTGGACGGCTTCGCGGTGCTGCCGTAG
- a CDS encoding acyl-CoA dehydrogenase family protein: MTAFSLDPAQTAWCAELRALAEERLRPLAEKGEPGHVNRALVAELGRLGLIDRLFTSGALDLCLMRESLAHGCTEAETALALQGLGAHPVHAYGTRAQRERWLPRVADGSAVAAFALSELGAGSDAAALALRADREAPRASGSSSAPRGASPAAREASSAASGAAPADPGSPPVAERDGRGRWRLSGEKCWISNAPEADFYTVFARTTPGAGARGVTAFLVPADRPGLTGTPLDMLSPHPIGALAFDAVPVTADDVLGEPDRGFRVAMHTLNLFRPSVGAFAVGMAGAALAATLTHTAGREAFGGRLKDLQTVAHQVAEMALRTEAARLMVYAAAAAYDEGAPDVPRRAAMAKLLATETAQYVVDAAVQLHGARALCRGHLLEHLYREVRAPRIYEGASEVQRAVIAKELYASVEAP, encoded by the coding sequence ATGACCGCATTCTCGCTCGATCCGGCACAGACCGCCTGGTGTGCCGAGCTGCGCGCGCTGGCCGAGGAGCGGTTGCGTCCGCTGGCGGAGAAGGGCGAGCCCGGTCACGTCAACCGTGCCCTCGTCGCCGAGTTGGGCCGGCTCGGGCTGATCGACCGGCTGTTCACCTCGGGTGCGCTCGATCTGTGCCTGATGCGGGAGTCTTTGGCGCACGGCTGCACCGAGGCCGAGACGGCGCTCGCCCTGCAGGGCCTCGGTGCGCATCCGGTGCACGCGTACGGCACCCGGGCGCAGCGCGAGCGCTGGCTGCCCCGGGTCGCGGACGGCAGCGCGGTGGCCGCGTTCGCGCTCAGCGAGCTGGGCGCGGGCTCGGACGCGGCGGCGCTGGCGCTCCGCGCGGATCGGGAAGCCCCACGGGCGTCCGGTTCCTCCTCGGCGCCCCGGGGAGCCTCGCCCGCGGCCCGTGAAGCCTCATCCGCAGCCTCTGGAGCCGCGCCCGCGGACCCCGGTTCCCCGCCCGTGGCCGAGCGCGACGGCCGGGGGCGCTGGCGGCTCAGCGGGGAGAAGTGCTGGATCTCCAACGCGCCCGAGGCCGATTTCTACACCGTCTTCGCGCGGACCACCCCGGGCGCCGGAGCCCGTGGCGTCACCGCCTTCCTGGTGCCCGCCGACCGGCCGGGCCTCACCGGTACCCCGCTCGACATGCTCTCCCCGCACCCCATCGGCGCCCTCGCCTTCGACGCCGTACCGGTGACGGCGGACGACGTGCTCGGTGAGCCCGACCGCGGTTTCCGGGTCGCGATGCACACCCTCAACCTCTTCCGCCCGAGCGTGGGCGCCTTCGCGGTCGGCATGGCGGGGGCGGCCCTCGCGGCGACGCTCACGCACACGGCCGGGCGGGAGGCGTTCGGCGGCAGGCTGAAGGATCTGCAGACGGTGGCCCACCAGGTCGCCGAGATGGCGCTGCGTACGGAGGCGGCCCGCCTGATGGTCTACGCGGCGGCGGCGGCGTACGACGAAGGGGCCCCGGACGTGCCCCGGCGCGCGGCGATGGCGAAGCTGCTGGCGACCGAGACGGCCCAGTACGTGGTCGACGCGGCGGTCCAGCTGCACGGCGCCCGTGCCCTGTGCCGCGGCCATCTCCTCGAACACCTCTACCGGGAGGTCCGCGCGCCCCGTATCTACGAAGGCGCCAGCGAGGTCCAGCGGGCGGTCATCGCCAAGGAGCTGTACGCGTCGGTGGAGGCCCCGTGA
- a CDS encoding AMP-binding protein, protein MDGDTLEPTTSAHVDTFARDHLPPPEQWPELRFDLPELHYPGRLNCAAELLGGKPPQRPAFRTPSGDLWTYGHLLARVDRIAHVLTTELGVVPGNRVLLRGPTTPWLAACWLAVLKAGAVAVTVLAQQRPHELTTMCAIAHVTHALCDVRSVDDLAKAEIPGLRITTYGGDAPDDLLLRITGAPDEPFTAVDTAADDVALIAFTSGTTGRPKGCVHFHRDVLAIADTFSKHVLRPREDDVFTGSPPLGFTFGLGGLVVFPMRAGACSLLLEQAGPKQLLPAITEHRVSVLFTAPTAYRAMLADLDEHDTTSLRRCVSAGENLPAATWRDWHSRTGLRIINGIGATELLHIFISAADEHIRPGTTGVPVPGWQARVVDAEGAPVPDGEPGLLAVRGPVGCRYLADPRQREYVRGGWNITGDTYVRDPDGYFRYVARADDMIVSAGYNIAGPEVEDALLRHPDVVETAVVGRSDEARGQVVVAYTVLREGARKDAEALRAFLKSELAPYKCPREFVFLDSLPRTATGKLQRFRLRTDAPSASGETPSSPAPEGELSTGGGPK, encoded by the coding sequence ATGGACGGCGACACCCTGGAGCCGACGACCTCGGCCCACGTCGACACCTTCGCCCGCGACCACCTCCCGCCCCCCGAGCAGTGGCCCGAACTCCGCTTCGACCTGCCCGAGCTGCACTACCCCGGACGGCTGAACTGCGCCGCCGAACTCCTCGGCGGCAAGCCACCGCAGCGCCCCGCCTTCCGCACGCCGTCCGGCGACCTGTGGACGTACGGGCACCTCCTCGCCCGGGTGGACCGGATCGCCCACGTCCTGACCACCGAACTGGGCGTCGTGCCCGGCAACCGGGTGCTGCTGCGCGGGCCCACCACACCCTGGCTCGCCGCATGCTGGCTGGCGGTCCTGAAGGCGGGCGCGGTCGCCGTCACGGTGCTCGCCCAGCAGCGCCCGCACGAGCTGACCACCATGTGCGCAATCGCCCACGTCACACACGCGCTGTGCGACGTACGGTCGGTCGACGACCTGGCGAAGGCGGAGATCCCGGGGCTGCGGATCACGACGTACGGCGGGGACGCGCCCGACGACCTGCTGCTGCGCATCACGGGCGCCCCGGACGAGCCGTTCACCGCGGTCGACACGGCCGCCGACGACGTCGCGCTGATCGCGTTCACCTCCGGCACCACCGGACGCCCCAAGGGCTGTGTGCACTTCCACCGCGATGTGCTGGCCATAGCGGACACCTTCTCGAAGCATGTGCTGCGGCCGCGCGAGGACGACGTCTTCACCGGCAGTCCCCCGCTGGGCTTCACGTTCGGGCTCGGCGGCCTCGTGGTCTTCCCGATGCGCGCCGGCGCCTGCTCCCTGCTGCTCGAACAGGCGGGCCCCAAGCAGCTGTTGCCCGCGATCACCGAGCACCGCGTCTCGGTGCTGTTCACCGCGCCGACCGCCTACCGGGCGATGCTGGCGGACCTGGACGAGCACGACACGACCTCGCTGCGGCGCTGTGTGTCCGCGGGCGAGAACCTGCCCGCCGCGACCTGGCGGGACTGGCACAGCCGCACCGGGCTGCGCATCATCAACGGCATCGGCGCCACCGAGCTGCTGCACATCTTCATCTCCGCGGCCGACGAGCACATCCGCCCCGGGACGACGGGCGTCCCCGTACCGGGGTGGCAGGCGCGGGTGGTCGACGCCGAGGGTGCGCCGGTGCCGGACGGCGAGCCCGGACTACTCGCGGTGCGCGGCCCGGTCGGCTGCCGCTATCTCGCCGACCCCCGGCAGCGGGAGTACGTGCGCGGCGGCTGGAACATCACCGGCGACACCTATGTGCGCGACCCCGACGGCTACTTCCGCTACGTCGCCCGCGCCGACGACATGATCGTCTCGGCGGGGTACAACATCGCCGGGCCCGAGGTCGAGGACGCCCTGCTGCGCCATCCGGACGTGGTCGAGACGGCCGTCGTGGGGCGGTCGGACGAGGCACGCGGGCAGGTCGTGGTGGCGTACACGGTCCTCAGGGAGGGGGCGCGCAAGGACGCCGAGGCGCTGCGCGCCTTCCTCAAGTCCGAGCTGGCGCCGTACAAGTGCCCCCGCGAGTTCGTCTTCCTGGACTCCCTGCCGCGCACGGCGACGGGAAAGCTGCAACGCTTCCGGCTGCGTACGGACGCTCCGTCGGCGAGCGGGGAGACCCCGTCGTCGCCCGCGCCGGAGGGTGAGTTGTCCACCGGCGGCGGCCCCAAGTGA
- a CDS encoding PaaX family transcriptional regulator C-terminal domain-containing protein, whose protein sequence is MINVSEQHAPRSLIVTFYGAYGRFMPGPVPVAELIRLLAAVGVDAPSVRSSVSRLKRRGLLEPARTAAGGAGYALSPDACQLLQDGDRRVYATAPPEDEGWVLAVFSVPESERQKRHVLRSRLAGLGFGTAAPGVWLAPARLYEETRHTLARLRLDPYVELFRGEHLGFAATADAVARWWDLAAIAKQHEAFLDQHAAVLHDWRRRADTPPEEAYRDYLLALDTWRHLPYADPGLPAALLPEDWPGARSAAVFRALHERLRDTGASFTEPTDM, encoded by the coding sequence GTGATCAACGTGTCAGAGCAGCACGCCCCCCGGTCCCTCATCGTCACGTTCTACGGCGCGTACGGCCGTTTCATGCCCGGCCCCGTGCCGGTGGCCGAGTTGATCCGGCTCCTCGCCGCGGTCGGCGTCGACGCGCCCTCCGTACGCTCGTCGGTGTCCCGGCTCAAGCGCCGCGGACTGCTCGAACCGGCCCGTACGGCGGCGGGCGGCGCGGGGTACGCGCTGTCGCCGGACGCATGCCAACTCCTGCAGGACGGCGACCGGCGGGTGTACGCGACGGCGCCCCCCGAGGACGAGGGCTGGGTGCTCGCCGTCTTCTCCGTGCCGGAGTCCGAGCGGCAGAAGCGGCACGTACTGCGCTCACGCCTCGCCGGTCTCGGCTTCGGGACGGCGGCCCCCGGCGTCTGGCTCGCCCCCGCGCGACTCTACGAGGAGACCCGGCACACTCTGGCGCGGCTGCGGCTCGACCCTTACGTGGAGCTGTTCCGCGGGGAGCACCTCGGCTTCGCGGCGACGGCGGACGCCGTCGCGCGCTGGTGGGACCTGGCGGCGATCGCCAAGCAGCACGAGGCCTTCCTCGACCAGCACGCGGCCGTGCTGCACGACTGGCGGCGGCGCGCGGACACCCCGCCCGAGGAGGCGTACCGCGACTATCTGCTCGCCCTGGACACCTGGCGCCACCTCCCGTACGCCGACCCGGGGCTGCCCGCCGCGCTGCTGCCCGAGGACTGGCCGGGCGCCCGCTCGGCCGCCGTGTTCCGGGCGCTGCACGAGCGGCTGCGGGACACGGGGGCGAGCTTCACCGAACCCACTGACATGTGA
- a CDS encoding adenylyl-sulfate kinase gives MTTTARAQGATVWLTGLPSAGKTTIARILGTRLKTEGHRVEVLDGDEIRRFLSAGLGFSREDRNTNVQRIGLVAEVLARNGVLAVVPVIAPYADSRDARSRSRRSPVTTWWSVRRTWTGTRVRRSWSSWRPCRWVPSPCPLRRASRSST, from the coding sequence ATGACCACCACGGCAAGGGCTCAGGGAGCCACCGTCTGGCTCACGGGCCTGCCGAGCGCGGGCAAGACGACCATCGCCCGGATACTCGGTACCCGCCTGAAGACGGAGGGGCACCGGGTGGAGGTCCTCGACGGCGACGAGATCCGCCGGTTCCTCTCCGCGGGTCTCGGCTTCTCGCGCGAGGACCGCAACACCAACGTGCAGCGCATCGGCCTGGTCGCCGAGGTGCTCGCGCGCAACGGCGTCCTCGCCGTGGTGCCCGTCATCGCCCCGTACGCCGACAGCCGCGACGCGCGATCCCGGTCTCGGCGCTCGCCGGTGACAACGTGGTGGAGCGTTCGGCGCACATGGACTGGTACGAGGGTCCGGCGCTCCTGGAGTTCCTGGAGACCGTGCCGGTGGGTGCCGAGCCCATGTCCGCTCCGGCGCGCCTCCCGGTCCAGTACGTGA
- a CDS encoding elongation factor 1-alpha C-terminal domain-related protein, protein MDWYEGPALLEFLETVPVGAEPMSAPARLPVQYVIRHGEVRHYAGQLVSGTLRVGDRVTVHPSGETSEIVGIDVLGRDAGLAYAPQSLTLRLADQRDVSRGDMITAGPDAPALTQDVRAAVCHLADRALRVGDRVLVKHTTRTVKAIVKDLGGAGELTANDLGRITLRTAGPLALDDYADVRRTGAFLLVDPADGSTLTAGMADLSAQDA, encoded by the coding sequence ATGGACTGGTACGAGGGTCCGGCGCTCCTGGAGTTCCTGGAGACCGTGCCGGTGGGTGCCGAGCCCATGTCCGCTCCGGCGCGCCTCCCGGTCCAGTACGTGATCCGGCACGGCGAAGTGCGCCACTACGCCGGCCAGTTGGTGTCCGGGACACTGCGGGTCGGGGACCGGGTCACCGTCCACCCCTCCGGTGAGACCTCCGAGATCGTCGGCATCGACGTGCTCGGCAGGGACGCCGGCCTCGCGTACGCGCCGCAGTCGCTGACCCTGCGCCTGGCCGACCAGCGCGATGTCTCACGCGGCGACATGATCACCGCCGGACCGGACGCGCCCGCACTCACACAGGACGTCCGGGCGGCCGTCTGCCACCTGGCCGACCGGGCGCTCAGGGTCGGCGACCGGGTGCTGGTCAAGCACACGACGCGGACCGTGAAGGCGATCGTCAAGGACCTCGGCGGGGCGGGCGAGTTGACCGCGAACGACCTCGGCCGGATCACCCTGCGCACCGCCGGGCCGCTCGCGCTCGACGACTACGCGGACGTACGCCGCACCGGCGCGTTCCTCCTCGTCGACCCGGCGGACGGCTCGACACTGACGGCGGGCATGGCCGACCTCTCCGCCCAGGACGCCTAG
- a CDS encoding bifunctional salicylyl-CoA 5-hydroxylase/oxidoreductase, which translates to MRVAVIGGGPGGLYAAALLKRLDPGREVTVWERNAPDDTFGFGVVLSDETLGGIEHADPVVYAALQDEFVRWDDIDIVHRGVRSTSGGHGFAALGRRRLLEILHERCRSLGVELRFRAEAPPVAELMTAYDLVIAADGVHSPTRAAYAQVFGPSVEEHRCRYIWLAADFAFDSFRFEIAETEHGVMQLHGYPYAADASTVIVEMREEVWRAAGFADLDEQESVEACGKIFTDALGGRQLRSNKSMWTTFRTVVNDRWSHGNLVLLGDAAHTAHFSIGSGTKLAVEDALALAACLEERPTLDEALAAYEEERRPVVASTQRAARASLEWFENLGLYLHQPARQFAFNLLTRSRRVTHDNLRLRDALFTAAVEREFGCPPGTPPMFTPFRLRGLTLRNRVVVSPMDMYAAVDGVPGDFHLVHLGGRALGGAGLVMTEMVCVSAEGRITPGCTGLYSHRQAESWRRIIRFVHAQAPGTAIGVQLGHSGRKGSTKLMWEGIDEPLEEGNWPLVAASPIPYGPRSQTPRQLSRAQLTDIREQFAAAAWRAARCGFDLLELHCAHGYLLSGFLSPLTNRRTDAYGGSLERRLRFPLEVFDAVRAVWPEERPMTVRISATDWAEGGNTGDEGVAIARAFAAHGADAVDVSTGQVVADEQPEYGRSYQTPFADRIRHETGLPVIAVGAISSWDDVNSLILAGRTDLCALARPHLYDPHWTLHAAAEQGYEGPGVTWPKPYRAGSRRPQTGRTDAPKPRLSLGT; encoded by the coding sequence GTGCGTGTCGCAGTCATCGGCGGCGGCCCCGGCGGGCTGTACGCCGCCGCGCTCCTCAAGCGCCTCGACCCGGGCCGCGAGGTCACCGTCTGGGAGCGCAACGCCCCCGACGACACCTTCGGCTTCGGTGTCGTGCTCTCCGACGAGACGCTCGGCGGGATCGAGCACGCCGACCCGGTCGTGTACGCGGCGCTCCAGGACGAGTTCGTGCGCTGGGACGACATCGACATCGTGCACCGGGGCGTGCGCAGCACCTCCGGAGGCCACGGCTTCGCGGCGCTCGGCCGGCGCCGACTCCTGGAGATCCTGCACGAGCGCTGCCGCTCGCTCGGCGTCGAGCTGCGCTTCCGGGCCGAGGCCCCGCCGGTCGCCGAGCTGATGACGGCGTACGACCTGGTCATCGCCGCCGACGGGGTGCACAGCCCGACCCGGGCGGCATACGCGCAGGTGTTCGGACCGTCGGTCGAGGAGCACCGGTGCCGTTACATCTGGCTCGCCGCCGACTTCGCCTTCGACTCCTTCCGCTTCGAGATCGCCGAGACCGAACACGGCGTGATGCAGCTGCACGGCTACCCGTACGCGGCCGACGCCTCCACCGTCATCGTCGAGATGCGCGAAGAGGTGTGGCGGGCGGCCGGTTTCGCGGACCTCGACGAGCAGGAGTCCGTCGAGGCCTGCGGCAAGATCTTCACCGACGCGCTCGGCGGGCGGCAGCTGCGGTCCAACAAGTCGATGTGGACCACCTTCCGCACGGTGGTCAACGACCGCTGGTCCCACGGCAATCTGGTCCTCCTCGGCGACGCCGCGCACACCGCCCACTTCTCCATCGGCTCCGGCACCAAGCTCGCCGTCGAGGACGCGCTCGCGCTGGCCGCCTGCCTGGAGGAGCGGCCCACTCTCGACGAGGCACTCGCCGCGTACGAGGAGGAGCGGCGCCCTGTCGTCGCGTCCACCCAGCGGGCCGCGAGGGCCAGCCTGGAGTGGTTCGAGAACCTGGGGCTGTATCTCCACCAGCCCGCCCGCCAGTTCGCGTTCAACCTCCTCACCCGCAGCCGCCGCGTCACGCACGACAACCTGCGGCTGCGCGACGCGCTCTTCACGGCGGCGGTCGAGCGCGAGTTCGGCTGCCCGCCCGGCACACCGCCGATGTTCACCCCGTTCCGGCTGCGCGGTCTGACCCTGCGCAACCGGGTCGTGGTCTCACCGATGGACATGTACGCGGCCGTGGACGGCGTCCCCGGCGACTTCCACCTCGTCCACCTGGGCGGACGGGCGCTCGGCGGCGCCGGCCTGGTGATGACCGAGATGGTGTGCGTGAGCGCCGAGGGCCGCATCACCCCCGGCTGCACGGGCCTCTACTCACACCGGCAGGCCGAGTCCTGGCGGCGGATCATTCGCTTCGTGCACGCCCAGGCACCCGGCACCGCGATCGGCGTCCAGCTCGGCCACTCCGGCCGCAAGGGTTCCACGAAGCTGATGTGGGAGGGCATCGACGAGCCCCTGGAGGAGGGCAACTGGCCGCTCGTGGCCGCCTCCCCCATCCCGTACGGACCGCGCAGCCAGACCCCCCGGCAGCTGTCCCGCGCCCAGCTCACCGACATCCGTGAGCAGTTCGCCGCAGCCGCATGGCGTGCCGCCCGCTGCGGCTTCGACCTCCTCGAACTGCACTGCGCCCACGGCTACCTGCTCTCCGGCTTCCTCTCACCGCTCACCAACCGGCGCACCGACGCCTACGGCGGCTCGCTGGAACGCAGACTGCGCTTCCCGCTGGAGGTGTTCGACGCCGTACGGGCCGTGTGGCCGGAGGAGCGGCCCATGACCGTCCGTATCTCCGCGACCGACTGGGCCGAGGGCGGCAACACCGGGGACGAGGGCGTGGCGATCGCCCGGGCCTTCGCGGCGCACGGCGCCGACGCGGTCGATGTGTCGACCGGGCAGGTGGTCGCCGACGAACAGCCCGAGTACGGCCGCTCGTACCAGACCCCGTTCGCCGACCGGATCCGCCACGAGACCGGCCTCCCCGTGATCGCCGTCGGCGCGATCTCCTCCTGGGACGACGTCAACTCCCTGATCCTGGCCGGGCGTACGGACCTGTGCGCACTCGCCCGGCCGCATCTCTACGACCCGCACTGGACGTTGCACGCGGCGGCCGAGCAGGGGTACGAGGGTCCGGGCGTCACCTGGCCCAAGCCCTACCGCGCGGGCAGCCGCCGCCCGCAGACCGGACGCACCGACGCCCCCAAGCCCCGGCTTTCACTGGGTACTTGA
- a CDS encoding enoyl-CoA hydratase family protein, with protein MSPFTGSAARTSDWQHLRCEVTDGVATVTLARPEKLNALTFGAYADLRDLLAELSRERSVRALVLAGEGRGFCSGGDVDEIIGATLSMDTAQLLDFNRMTGQVVRAVRECPFPVIAAVHGVAAGAGAVLALAADFRVADPSARFAFLFTRVGLSGGDMGAAYLLPRVVGLGHATRLLMLGEPVRAPEAERIGLISELADEGSADEAAQRLARRLAEGPALAYAQTKALLTAELDMPLAASVELDASTQALLMTGEDYAEFHAAFTEKRAPKWRGR; from the coding sequence ATGAGTCCCTTCACCGGCTCCGCCGCCCGCACCTCCGACTGGCAGCACCTGAGGTGCGAGGTCACCGACGGGGTCGCCACGGTCACCCTGGCCCGCCCCGAGAAACTCAACGCCCTCACCTTCGGCGCCTACGCCGACCTGCGTGATCTGCTCGCCGAGCTCTCCCGTGAGCGGTCGGTGCGGGCGCTGGTGCTGGCGGGGGAGGGGCGCGGTTTCTGCTCCGGCGGCGACGTCGACGAGATCATCGGCGCGACCCTGTCCATGGACACCGCCCAGCTCCTCGACTTCAACCGGATGACCGGGCAGGTCGTGCGGGCCGTACGGGAATGCCCGTTCCCGGTGATCGCGGCGGTGCACGGGGTCGCGGCGGGCGCCGGAGCCGTTCTCGCCCTGGCCGCCGACTTCCGGGTGGCCGACCCGAGCGCCCGGTTCGCCTTCCTCTTCACCCGCGTCGGACTGTCCGGCGGCGACATGGGCGCCGCCTATCTGCTGCCCAGGGTCGTCGGGCTCGGCCACGCGACCCGGCTGCTGATGCTCGGCGAACCGGTGCGCGCGCCCGAGGCCGAGCGGATCGGCCTGATCAGTGAGCTGGCCGACGAGGGCAGCGCGGACGAGGCCGCCCAGCGGCTGGCCCGCCGCCTGGCCGAGGGCCCGGCCCTCGCGTACGCCCAGACCAAGGCCCTGCTCACCGCCGAACTGGACATGCCCCTCGCCGCCTCCGTCGAGCTCGACGCCTCGACCCAGGCCCTTCTGATGACCGGCGAGGACTACGCCGAGTTCCATGCGGCGTTCACGGAGAAGCGCGCGCCGAAGTGGCGGGGGCGATAG